Proteins encoded within one genomic window of Aquarana catesbeiana isolate 2022-GZ linkage group LG03, ASM4218655v1, whole genome shotgun sequence:
- the DUSP6 gene encoding dual specificity protein phosphatase 6 has product MIDKLRPVHPDMALSKSVVWLNEQLQLANERLLVMDCRPPELYESSHIDAAINVAIPGIMLRRLKKGNLPIRSLFTRGEDRDTFARRCGSDTVILYDEGSAEWNENTGGESVLGLLMKRLKDEGCKAFYLEGGFNKFQAEYPVHCETNLDSSCSSSSPPVLGLGGLRISSDSSSDIESDIDRDPSSATDSDGSPLSNTQPSFPVEILPYLYLGCAKDSTNLDVLEEFGIKYILNVTPNLPNLFENAGEFRYKQIPISDHWSQNLSQFFPEAISFIDEARGKKCGVLVHCLAGISRSVTVTVAYLMQKLNLSMNDAYDIVKMKKSNISPNFNFMGQLLDFERTLGLTSPCDNRVPPQQLYFSSPGNQNVFKVDSLHST; this is encoded by the exons ATGATAGACAAGCTGAGACCCGTACACCCAGACATGGCGCTCAGCAAGTCGGTGGTCTGGCTCAATGAGCAGCTGCAGCTGGCCAACGAGCGCCTCCTTGTCATGGACTGCAGACCCCCGGAGCTCTACGAATCGTCCCACATCGACGCCGCCATCAACGTGGCCATCCCCGGCATCATGCTGCGCCGACTCAAGAAGGGCAACCTACCCATCCGATCGCTCTTCACCCGGGGAGAGGACCGGGACACGTTCGCCCGGAGGTGCGGCTCCGACACCGTCATCCTCTATGATGAGGGGAGCGCCGAAtggaacgagaacaccggaggggAGTCCGTACTGGGACTACTCATGAAGAGGCTCAAGGATGAGGGATGCAAGGCGTTCTACCTGGAAG GTGGTTTTAACAAATTCCAGGCCGAGTATCCAGTGCATTGTGAAACCAATCTGGATAGTTCTTGCAGCAGTAGTTCCCCACCAGTGCTAGGCTTGGGAGGCCTCCGAATCAGCTCCGATTCTTCATCGGATATCGAATCTGACATCGACAGGGACCCCAGCAGTGCTACGGACTCTGACGGCAGCCCCCTGTCCAACACACAACCTTCATTCCCAGTTGAAATCCTGCCCTACTTATACCTCGGCTGTGCCAAAGATTCTACCAATCTGGATGTTTTAGAAGAGTTTGGGATTAAATACATCCTGAATGTGACCCCCAACCTGCCAAATCTCTTTGAAAATGCTGGGGAGTTCAGGTACAAGCAGATTCCAATATCGGACCACTGGAGCCAAAATCTGTCCCAGTTTTTCCCAGAAGCCATCTCTTTTATTG atGAGGCTAGAGGAAAAAAATGTGGTGTCCTGGTACACTGCCTTGCAGGAATCAGCAGGTCCGTCACAGTCACGGTGGCCTATCTCATGCAGAAGCTAAACCTTTCCATGAATGATGCTTATGACATAGTCAAGATGAAGAAGTCCAACATTTCCCCCAACTTTAATTTTATGGGTCAACTGTTGGATTTTGAAAGAACATTGGGACTTACCAGCCCTTGTGACAATCGTGTCCCTCCTCAACAATTGTATTTCTCAAGTCCAGGCAATCAAAATGTCTTTAAAGTAGATTCTTTGCATTCTACGTGA